Proteins from one Streptomyces sp. 840.1 genomic window:
- a CDS encoding non-ribosomal peptide synthetase/type I polyketide synthase, protein MADAITDASTGKVAIIGIGCRFPGEASDHRTFWQNLLDGRDCVIPTPADRYDVTTLRSGYRDKPGRLVGGRGGYIEGFDEFEPSFFGISPREADHMDPQQRKLLEVAWEALEDGGQRPADLAGSDTAVYVGAFTLDYKILQFADLGFGTLAAHTATGTMMTMVSNRISHSFDFRGPSLSVDTACSSSLVAVHLACQSLNRRESGLALAGGVLLHMAPQYTIAETKGGFLSPGGHSRTFDASADGYVRAEGVGLVALKRLEDALRDGDPIHAVIAGSGVNQDGRTNGITVPNGEAQVSLVRQVCAEAGITPGDLQYMEAHGTSTPVGDPIEANALSRALAIGRTPGAACYVGSVKANIGHTESAAGIAGLIKTALALEHRRIPPHINLERINPAIDRGSSPYDIPTRVTDWPEHEGPARAGVNAFGFGGTNAHAVLEEAPAHTARAGDARRPGTSPSAARPQERSWSILPLTTRHPDALPQLARGISRELAGGHGAAVALDDLGHTLAHRRQHLESRLSVVYSSKESLDEALETYLRGEPHPRVVQGRQLDAPDRRLVWVFTGMGPQWWAMGRGLLASEPVFRDAVTACDREIRKIAGWSLMDEMAADESRSRMAETWLAQPANFAVQIGLAALWRSYGIQPDAVVGHSTGEIAAFYEAGVYSLEDAVRIAVHRSRLQHTLSGTGTMLAVGLPEAEADRRVRPYGDRISVAAVNSPGSVTLAGDGTALAALADELRTEQVFTKFLAVEVPYHSAAMDRIKEELLTALAGIEPRPATVPVHLTGQEGVAEHVELDAAYWWKNVRDRVRFHAAVDRLADDGHRLFLEIGPHPVLGHAIRECLEAKGRTGVSVPSVRRAEDEPERFALSLATLHNLGLDIAWDELQPAGRTVPLPRYPWRRDRHWTEPESVAQVRLGLLDHPLLGRRTDHTDPTWQARLDTERLPYLADHRIQESVVFPAAGYLEMAAQAVRELTGGTDVGLSDIDLRKALFLAEDDARTVHLSVSLEDGAFIVASAAAGPDADRVVHASGVVRTAQRRSAGPPLQAGPIRERCPRRLDNQECYTALAALGYQYGPAFQAIEEVWIGTDEVLARIAPPAAIGGGAADHHIHPVLLDACFQALLTPQLLAGTTPPPGTGIRLPLSLDEMSVSPVGDQPLWVHGTVRRQDGDALVGDLALYAEDGTALGRMRGFRAADVEKASGAVSRSTVDSWLAEPVWTDRPWAAASGPVAQGPGQDEPQDWLVLADNGGVGDAFAELVTARGDRCRTVRLDDFDDRPAGAGESPGAPDCAARLEQLFAGLDRDGTAFRGTVVHLWNLDLPAVADSERQDLARAADTGAYSLVALARILLARQTGGRLHVVTRGAQPVTPGEAPEPLGAPAWGVTRVLRHQELAGHRGKLVDLDPEREAGAPGVRAEAEALLREFLSDDEEEIGLRGDRRATSRIRPADGLTRPLPLRLRADGSYLVTGAFGALGRLLCRTLVKRGARRLILMSRTPVPERDTWRETDPATAQGKAVALLRELEAAGAQTVLAPVDVTDEQALTGWLDEHRRAGAPPVRGVFHLAGQVRDRLVADMDRATFDAVLDPKAVGAYLLDKHLRDEPLEHFVLFASIASLLTTAGQTNYAAGNAFLDALAHRRRAQGLPALSLDWGPWATGMIEELGLVDHYLHSRGMSSLSPEAGMSVLERVIGQDRAQLLVATVVDWQTFLAWYDSPPPLVTELAEAAREHAVEEGGGFLDAFRDAGEAERRRLVVDRFTTLTATVLRTAAHEIDPAAGLTGLGLDSLLAMELRARTQADLGIALPVVALLSGTSVGELAARLYDGLAERVAAGGAGESGGADVEVFTDELNHPLTQNQKALWFLKQLNPDGYAYNIGGAVEVRAELEPELMFEAVRRLVARHPALRANFHLEDGLPVQRTTSGTEPDLGLFDVQGQGWEDIRRTIIREYRKPYDLEHDRLVRFRLFKRGPSRWVIMKAVHHIVSDAISTFTFIEELLAVYEALKQGREPSLPPVGARYLDFLNQQNRFLAGPEAGGMLEYWRSHLPAEVPLLDLPVDRPRPAVQTHNGASEFFVLDADLSARVHVLAQEHGVTPFMVLLSAYYILLHRYSGQDHVVVGSPVTGRTHQEFASVYGYFVNPLPLHADLSAGPTVTELLEQVRRTVLNGLDNQEYPFVLLVDELGLQHDPSRSAVFQAMFILLTHKVATEQYGYRLEYIELPEEEGQFDITLSVYEDEAEGRFHCVLKYNTDLFLPRTVRRMAAHYVQLLDSMTRAPAELPTPRLEMLGSQEREQLVTEWSGASRLPAVAGRDPGPDRAVHQLIGDIAAAHPEAVAVSVPALRGATEHLTYGELHRRADARARRLRELGVTEGSVVALCLDKSPELVITLLAVLRAGGAYLPVHPDQPADRVAHVLGIAQATLIVVDDSRTAWAQRLPATVLTPAELRPADTGGPAPQGATDLDSPAYVINTSGSTGRPKAVRVSHRSLASAYAAWAQEYRLTDGARVHLQMAEPSFDVFTGDLVRALCSGGRLVLADRDLIFDTSRLYRTMRTERVDCAEFVPAVVRGLMDHCERTGERLDFMNLLVVGSDAWKVAEYERLRGLCGPGTRVINSYGVTEATIDSAFFEGPADGLEPGLMVPIGRPLANSTLHVLDDHGEPVPPGVPGELWIGGEGVATGYAGDPEQTARRFVTRNLSREPGAAPVRLYRTGDLARWDTHGRMHLLGRSDHQVKLRGHRIEVAEIEAHLAGWPGLARVVVAVRPDAAGDATLCAYCVPEPGARLDRRAVRRHLAGSVPAFMVPSHVVELERLPLTAHGKVDVAALPVPAGADRQESYEAPVTLYEISMARHWEALLGMERAGLGDDFFESGGSSIKLIELLHHLRTEFGIGVPVSRLYQATTLHGMAAAVADLVNNTTSEELPYLTFNPGPGQPVFCFPPAGGHALVYRGFAAQLDPYRIVAFNYVPGDDKVARYADLVESVGPDGPCRLLGYSLGGNLAFEVAKELEARGREVSHVVVLDSRRILETYEPGEDGVRIFEAELGRHLYQHTGSEIVAKTVLEHAAEYVGFCGRTPNTGTVAASVGVVTDEEKAGLYAVGAPGTWHGSSTGATHVLRGSGTHADMLDPKHLPRNAALVRALLTGDADHAG, encoded by the coding sequence TTGGCTGACGCGATCACTGACGCTTCAACGGGCAAAGTGGCGATCATTGGAATCGGCTGCCGCTTCCCCGGCGAGGCATCGGACCACCGGACCTTCTGGCAGAACCTGCTGGACGGCAGGGACTGCGTCATCCCGACACCCGCGGACCGCTACGACGTCACCACACTCAGGAGCGGATACCGGGACAAGCCCGGCCGCCTCGTGGGCGGCAGGGGCGGATACATCGAGGGCTTCGACGAGTTCGAGCCGTCCTTCTTCGGCATCAGCCCGCGCGAGGCCGACCACATGGACCCCCAGCAGCGCAAGCTCCTGGAAGTGGCTTGGGAAGCCCTGGAGGACGGCGGTCAGCGGCCCGCAGACCTGGCGGGCAGTGACACGGCCGTCTATGTGGGCGCGTTCACACTCGACTACAAGATCCTGCAGTTCGCCGATCTGGGCTTCGGGACACTCGCCGCCCACACCGCCACCGGCACGATGATGACGATGGTGTCGAACCGGATCTCGCACTCCTTCGACTTCCGGGGCCCCAGCCTCTCGGTCGACACCGCGTGCAGCTCCTCCCTGGTCGCCGTACACCTGGCGTGCCAGAGTTTGAACAGAAGAGAGAGCGGACTCGCGCTCGCGGGCGGAGTGCTGCTGCACATGGCACCGCAGTACACCATCGCGGAGACGAAGGGCGGATTCCTGTCGCCGGGCGGTCACTCCCGCACCTTCGACGCCTCGGCCGACGGGTACGTCCGCGCCGAGGGCGTCGGCCTCGTCGCGCTCAAGCGGCTGGAGGACGCGCTGCGGGACGGGGACCCGATCCACGCCGTGATCGCCGGCAGCGGGGTCAACCAGGACGGCCGGACCAACGGCATAACGGTTCCCAACGGCGAGGCCCAGGTCTCACTCGTGCGTCAGGTCTGCGCCGAAGCCGGTATCACCCCCGGCGATCTGCAGTACATGGAGGCGCACGGCACCTCGACGCCCGTGGGCGACCCGATCGAGGCCAACGCCCTGTCCCGGGCACTCGCCATCGGGCGCACCCCGGGAGCCGCCTGCTACGTCGGCTCGGTGAAGGCCAACATCGGGCACACGGAGTCCGCTGCCGGGATCGCCGGACTGATCAAGACCGCCCTCGCCCTCGAGCACCGCCGCATCCCGCCCCACATCAACCTCGAAAGGATCAACCCCGCCATCGACCGCGGTTCCTCCCCGTACGACATCCCGACCAGGGTGACGGACTGGCCCGAGCACGAGGGACCCGCACGGGCCGGAGTGAACGCCTTCGGCTTCGGCGGGACCAACGCGCACGCGGTCCTGGAGGAGGCACCCGCGCACACGGCGCGCGCCGGGGACGCCCGGCGCCCCGGGACGTCACCGTCTGCCGCCCGGCCGCAGGAGCGCAGCTGGAGCATTCTGCCCCTGACCACACGTCACCCGGACGCCCTCCCGCAGCTGGCGCGCGGGATCAGCCGCGAGCTCGCCGGAGGCCACGGCGCCGCCGTCGCACTCGACGACCTCGGCCACACACTCGCCCACCGGCGCCAGCACCTCGAATCGCGGCTCTCCGTCGTCTACTCCTCCAAGGAGTCCCTGGACGAGGCGCTGGAGACATACCTGCGGGGCGAACCGCATCCACGGGTAGTACAGGGGCGACAACTCGACGCCCCTGACCGGCGCCTGGTCTGGGTGTTCACCGGCATGGGCCCGCAGTGGTGGGCCATGGGCCGAGGACTGCTGGCGAGCGAGCCGGTGTTCCGGGACGCGGTCACCGCGTGCGACCGGGAGATCCGCAAGATCGCCGGGTGGTCCCTGATGGACGAGATGGCCGCCGACGAGAGCCGGTCGCGGATGGCGGAGACCTGGCTCGCACAGCCCGCCAACTTCGCCGTACAGATCGGCCTCGCGGCCCTGTGGCGCTCGTACGGCATTCAGCCGGACGCCGTGGTCGGGCACAGCACCGGCGAGATCGCGGCCTTCTACGAGGCGGGCGTCTACTCCCTGGAGGACGCGGTCAGGATCGCCGTCCACCGCAGCCGGCTCCAGCACACCCTTTCCGGGACGGGCACCATGCTCGCCGTCGGACTGCCCGAGGCCGAGGCCGACCGCCGGGTGCGTCCCTACGGGGACCGGATCTCCGTGGCCGCCGTCAACAGCCCCGGCTCGGTCACCCTGGCCGGGGACGGGACGGCGCTGGCAGCGCTGGCCGACGAGCTGCGCACCGAACAGGTCTTCACCAAGTTCCTCGCGGTGGAGGTCCCTTACCACAGCGCCGCGATGGACCGGATCAAGGAGGAGCTCCTCACCGCGCTCGCCGGCATCGAGCCCCGCCCCGCCACGGTCCCGGTTCACCTCACCGGCCAGGAGGGTGTCGCGGAGCACGTCGAGCTCGATGCCGCCTACTGGTGGAAGAACGTCCGCGACCGGGTGCGCTTCCACGCCGCAGTGGACCGGCTGGCCGACGACGGCCACCGGCTGTTCCTCGAGATCGGCCCCCACCCGGTCCTCGGGCACGCCATCCGCGAATGCCTGGAGGCCAAGGGCCGCACCGGCGTCTCGGTGCCGTCGGTGCGCCGCGCGGAGGACGAACCCGAGCGCTTCGCCCTGTCCCTGGCGACGCTGCACAACCTCGGGCTCGACATCGCGTGGGACGAACTCCAGCCCGCAGGGCGGACGGTCCCGCTGCCCCGCTACCCCTGGCGCCGCGACCGCCACTGGACCGAGCCCGAATCCGTCGCACAGGTCCGCCTCGGCCTGCTCGACCACCCCCTGCTGGGCCGCCGCACGGACCACACCGACCCGACCTGGCAGGCCCGGCTGGACACCGAGAGGCTGCCGTACCTCGCCGATCACCGCATTCAGGAGTCCGTGGTCTTCCCCGCGGCCGGCTACCTGGAGATGGCCGCCCAGGCCGTACGGGAACTGACCGGGGGCACGGACGTCGGACTGTCCGACATCGACCTGCGCAAGGCGCTCTTCCTGGCCGAGGACGACGCCCGCACGGTCCACCTCTCCGTCTCGCTGGAGGACGGCGCCTTCATCGTCGCTTCGGCAGCGGCGGGGCCCGACGCGGACCGGGTGGTGCACGCGAGCGGAGTGGTCCGCACCGCGCAGCGCCGCTCGGCCGGGCCGCCGCTGCAGGCCGGCCCGATCAGGGAACGGTGCCCGCGCCGGCTGGACAACCAGGAGTGCTACACGGCGCTGGCCGCGCTGGGCTACCAGTACGGGCCCGCCTTCCAGGCCATCGAGGAGGTCTGGATCGGCACCGACGAGGTACTGGCGCGGATCGCTCCGCCCGCGGCGATCGGAGGCGGAGCGGCGGACCACCATATCCACCCGGTTCTGCTGGACGCCTGCTTCCAGGCCCTGCTGACGCCGCAGCTCCTGGCCGGGACGACACCGCCGCCGGGCACCGGCATCCGGTTACCCCTGTCGCTCGACGAGATGAGCGTGTCACCCGTCGGTGACCAGCCCCTGTGGGTGCACGGCACGGTGCGCCGCCAGGACGGGGACGCACTGGTCGGTGACCTCGCGCTGTACGCCGAGGACGGGACGGCGCTGGGCCGCATGCGGGGATTCCGCGCGGCCGACGTGGAGAAGGCCTCGGGGGCCGTCTCCCGGAGCACCGTCGACTCCTGGCTGGCGGAACCCGTCTGGACCGACCGCCCCTGGGCGGCGGCCTCCGGGCCGGTGGCCCAGGGGCCCGGCCAGGACGAGCCGCAGGACTGGCTGGTCCTGGCCGACAACGGGGGAGTGGGGGACGCCTTCGCGGAACTGGTGACCGCGCGGGGTGATCGCTGCCGCACGGTACGGCTGGACGACTTCGACGACCGGCCCGCCGGCGCCGGCGAATCACCCGGTGCACCGGACTGCGCCGCGAGGCTGGAACAGCTCTTCGCCGGACTGGACCGCGACGGCACGGCCTTCCGAGGCACGGTCGTGCATCTGTGGAACCTGGATCTGCCCGCCGTCGCCGACTCCGAGCGCCAGGATCTGGCACGGGCCGCGGACACAGGGGCCTACTCCCTGGTCGCGCTCGCCCGGATCCTGCTGGCCCGGCAGACCGGCGGACGGCTGCACGTGGTCACCCGCGGCGCCCAGCCCGTGACACCCGGGGAGGCGCCCGAACCGCTCGGCGCGCCCGCCTGGGGCGTCACGCGGGTGCTCCGGCACCAGGAGCTGGCCGGCCACCGGGGCAAGCTGGTCGACCTCGACCCCGAACGGGAAGCCGGCGCACCCGGCGTCCGGGCTGAGGCCGAAGCACTGCTGCGTGAGTTCCTCAGCGACGACGAGGAGGAGATCGGGCTGCGCGGCGACCGCCGGGCGACCAGCCGCATCAGGCCCGCCGACGGGCTGACGAGGCCACTGCCGCTGCGCCTGCGGGCGGACGGAAGCTATCTCGTCACCGGAGCCTTCGGGGCGCTGGGACGGCTGCTGTGCCGGACCCTGGTCAAGCGCGGCGCCCGACGCCTCATCCTCATGAGCCGGACGCCCGTACCCGAGCGCGACACATGGCGGGAGACCGATCCGGCGACGGCGCAGGGCAAGGCCGTGGCCCTCCTGCGGGAACTGGAGGCCGCCGGCGCGCAGACGGTCCTGGCACCGGTCGACGTGACCGACGAACAGGCCCTGACCGGCTGGCTCGACGAGCACCGGCGGGCCGGGGCGCCGCCCGTGCGCGGCGTGTTCCACCTGGCAGGACAGGTGCGGGACAGGCTCGTCGCCGACATGGACCGCGCCACGTTCGACGCGGTCCTCGACCCCAAGGCCGTCGGCGCGTACCTGCTGGACAAGCACCTGCGGGACGAGCCGCTCGAACACTTCGTGCTCTTCGCCTCGATCGCCTCGCTGCTGACGACCGCGGGCCAGACCAACTACGCGGCGGGCAACGCCTTCCTGGACGCGCTGGCCCATCGGCGCCGGGCGCAAGGCCTGCCCGCACTGAGCCTCGACTGGGGCCCCTGGGCCACGGGCATGATCGAGGAACTGGGCCTGGTCGACCACTACCTCCACAGCCGGGGCATGAGTTCGCTGTCCCCGGAAGCCGGGATGAGCGTCCTGGAACGCGTCATCGGACAGGACCGCGCGCAGCTGCTCGTCGCCACGGTCGTCGACTGGCAGACCTTCCTGGCCTGGTACGACTCACCGCCCCCGCTGGTCACCGAACTGGCCGAGGCCGCCCGGGAACACGCCGTGGAGGAGGGCGGCGGATTCCTCGACGCCTTCCGCGATGCCGGGGAGGCGGAGCGCCGCCGCCTGGTCGTCGACCGCTTCACGACGCTGACCGCCACGGTCCTGCGCACCGCCGCGCACGAGATCGACCCCGCCGCCGGGCTCACGGGACTGGGACTCGACTCGCTCCTCGCGATGGAGCTCCGCGCCAGGACGCAGGCCGATCTCGGCATCGCCCTGCCGGTCGTCGCCCTGCTGAGCGGCACCTCCGTCGGGGAACTGGCCGCGCGGCTCTACGACGGCCTGGCCGAACGGGTCGCGGCCGGCGGCGCCGGGGAGAGCGGGGGGGCCGACGTCGAGGTGTTCACCGACGAGCTGAACCACCCCCTGACCCAGAACCAGAAAGCCCTCTGGTTCCTCAAGCAGCTCAACCCCGACGGCTACGCCTACAACATCGGCGGCGCCGTCGAGGTGCGCGCCGAGCTCGAACCGGAGCTGATGTTCGAGGCAGTGCGCAGGCTCGTCGCCCGCCATCCGGCGCTGCGCGCCAACTTCCATCTGGAGGACGGGCTGCCGGTGCAGCGCACGACCTCCGGCACCGAGCCCGACCTGGGCCTGTTCGACGTCCAGGGCCAGGGCTGGGAGGACATCCGGCGCACCATCATCCGCGAGTACCGCAAGCCGTACGACCTCGAACACGACCGGCTGGTGCGGTTCCGGCTGTTCAAGCGCGGGCCGAGCCGCTGGGTCATCATGAAGGCCGTCCACCACATCGTCTCGGACGCGATCTCGACGTTCACCTTCATCGAGGAACTGCTCGCCGTGTACGAGGCGCTGAAGCAGGGCCGCGAACCCTCCCTGCCGCCGGTGGGCGCCCGGTACCTGGACTTCCTCAACCAGCAGAACCGGTTCCTGGCAGGGCCCGAGGCCGGCGGAATGCTCGAGTACTGGCGCTCCCACCTGCCCGCCGAGGTCCCGCTCCTGGACCTGCCGGTGGACCGGCCCCGCCCTGCCGTGCAGACGCACAACGGCGCCTCCGAGTTCTTCGTGCTCGACGCCGATCTGAGTGCCCGGGTGCACGTGCTGGCCCAGGAGCACGGCGTGACGCCGTTCATGGTGCTGCTCAGCGCCTACTACATCCTGCTGCACCGCTACTCCGGCCAGGACCACGTCGTCGTCGGCAGCCCGGTGACCGGCCGCACCCACCAGGAGTTCGCCTCGGTCTACGGCTACTTCGTGAACCCGCTGCCGCTGCACGCGGACCTGTCGGCGGGGCCCACGGTCACGGAGCTGCTGGAGCAGGTCCGCAGGACGGTCCTCAACGGCCTGGACAACCAGGAGTACCCGTTCGTCCTGCTGGTCGACGAGCTGGGCCTCCAGCACGACCCCAGCCGCTCGGCCGTGTTCCAGGCGATGTTCATCCTGCTCACCCACAAGGTGGCCACCGAGCAGTACGGCTACCGGCTGGAGTACATCGAACTCCCCGAAGAGGAAGGACAGTTCGACATCACCCTGTCGGTCTACGAGGACGAGGCGGAGGGCCGCTTCCACTGCGTCCTCAAATACAACACCGACCTCTTCCTGCCCCGGACCGTCCGCCGCATGGCCGCGCACTACGTCCAGCTGCTCGACAGCATGACGCGAGCACCCGCGGAACTGCCCACCCCGAGGCTGGAGATGCTCGGCTCCCAGGAGCGCGAGCAGCTGGTCACCGAGTGGAGCGGCGCCTCCCGGCTGCCGGCCGTCGCCGGACGGGACCCGGGCCCGGACCGGGCCGTCCACCAGCTGATCGGAGATATCGCCGCCGCACACCCCGAGGCCGTCGCCGTCTCCGTGCCCGCCCTGCGCGGCGCCACGGAACACCTCACGTACGGCGAGCTCCACCGCAGGGCCGACGCCAGGGCCCGGCGGCTGCGCGAGCTGGGAGTGACGGAGGGCTCCGTCGTGGCACTGTGCCTCGACAAGTCACCGGAACTGGTCATCACCCTCCTCGCCGTACTCAGGGCGGGCGGCGCCTATCTGCCCGTCCACCCCGACCAGCCCGCCGACCGCGTCGCCCACGTACTGGGCATCGCGCAGGCCACCCTCATCGTCGTCGACGACTCGCGCACCGCGTGGGCCCAGCGGCTGCCCGCCACCGTGCTGACGCCGGCGGAGCTGCGCCCGGCGGACACCGGGGGACCCGCCCCGCAGGGGGCCACCGACCTCGACTCACCCGCCTACGTCATCAACACCTCCGGATCCACCGGCCGGCCCAAGGCGGTACGGGTCAGCCACCGCAGCCTCGCCTCGGCGTACGCGGCATGGGCCCAGGAGTACCGGCTGACGGACGGGGCGCGCGTCCATCTCCAGATGGCCGAGCCCTCGTTCGACGTGTTCACCGGCGACCTGGTCCGCGCCCTGTGCTCGGGCGGCCGGCTGGTACTGGCCGACCGGGACCTGATCTTCGACACATCCCGGCTGTACCGCACGATGCGGACGGAACGGGTCGACTGCGCCGAGTTCGTCCCTGCCGTCGTGCGGGGCCTGATGGACCACTGCGAGCGAACCGGCGAACGGCTCGACTTCATGAACCTCCTGGTGGTCGGCTCCGATGCCTGGAAGGTGGCGGAGTACGAGCGGCTGCGCGGTCTGTGCGGTCCCGGGACCAGGGTGATCAACTCCTACGGCGTCACCGAGGCCACCATCGACAGCGCTTTCTTCGAGGGGCCCGCCGACGGGCTCGAGCCCGGTCTCATGGTGCCGATCGGCCGCCCCCTGGCGAACAGCACACTCCATGTCCTGGACGACCACGGCGAACCCGTCCCGCCCGGCGTGCCGGGCGAACTGTGGATCGGCGGCGAGGGCGTCGCGACCGGGTACGCCGGGGACCCGGAGCAGACGGCGCGACGCTTCGTGACGCGGAACCTGAGCCGCGAGCCGGGCGCCGCACCGGTACGGCTCTACCGGACGGGCGACCTGGCGCGCTGGGACACACACGGCCGGATGCACCTGCTCGGACGCAGCGACCACCAGGTCAAGCTGCGCGGCCACCGGATCGAGGTCGCGGAGATCGAGGCGCATCTGGCGGGCTGGCCCGGCCTCGCCCGCGTGGTGGTGGCCGTCCGCCCCGATGCCGCGGGGGACGCGACCCTCTGCGCGTACTGCGTCCCGGAGCCGGGGGCAAGGCTCGACCGGCGGGCCGTGCGCCGCCATCTCGCCGGCTCGGTCCCGGCGTTCATGGTGCCCTCCCATGTCGTCGAGCTTGAGCGGCTGCCGCTCACCGCGCACGGAAAGGTCGATGTCGCAGCGCTGCCGGTGCCGGCCGGTGCGGACCGGCAGGAGTCCTACGAAGCACCGGTGACCCTCTACGAGATCAGCATGGCCCGGCACTGGGAGGCGCTGCTCGGGATGGAACGGGCGGGGCTCGGGGACGACTTCTTCGAATCCGGCGGCAGCTCGATCAAGCTGATCGAGCTCCTGCACCACCTGCGCACGGAGTTCGGCATCGGCGTCCCCGTCAGCCGCCTCTACCAGGCCACGACCCTGCACGGCATGGCCGCGGCCGTGGCGGACCTCGTCAACAACACGACCTCCGAGGAGCTGCCGTACCTGACCTTCAACCCAGGGCCCGGACAGCCCGTCTTCTGCTTCCCCCCGGCGGGTGGCCACGCGCTCGTCTACCGAGGGTTCGCGGCGCAGCTCGACCCCTACCGGATCGTCGCGTTCAACTATGTGCCCGGTGACGACAAGGTCGCCCGCTACGCGGACCTGGTGGAGTCCGTCGGCCCCGACGGCCCCTGCCGGCTGCTCGGCTACTCGCTGGGCGGCAACCTGGCCTTCGAGGTGGCCAAGGAGCTCGAAGCACGCGGCCGCGAGGTCTCCCACGTGGTGGTGCTGGACTCCCGCCGCATCCTGGAGACGTACGAGCCGGGTGAGGACGGCGTGCGGATCTTCGAGGCGGAGCTGGGCCGGCATCTGTACCAGCACACCGGCTCCGAGATCGTCGCCAAGACCGTCCTGGAGCACGCGGCCGAGTACGTCGGCTTCTGCGGCAGGACCCCCAACACCGGGACGGTCGCGGCCTCGGTCGGCGTCGTGACCGACGAGGAGAAGGCGGGCCTGTACGCCGTCGGCGCCCCCGGCACCTGGCACGGCAGTTCCACCGGAGCCACGCATGTCCTGCGGGGCTCCGGGACCCACGCCGACATGCTCGACCCCAAGCACCTCCCGCGCAACGCCGCCCTGGTACGCGCCCTTCTCACGGGGGACGCCGACCATGCCGGATGA
- a CDS encoding sterol desaturase family protein, with the protein MLRSLAYPLLLAATLGVASGSLILHWEPGRVSPLFLVGTLIYLAILERLIPHRRDWHPSGAEWRWYGVYFLLTMAGSALAQLGVTTAVGRLAPADPALPLCAEIPAALLSGSLASYLVHRLGHANPLLWRLHGVHHVPQKVNVANNGVNHVLDIALAQGAVQLTLALAGFSQESVLATGLFVAAQGYFVHANIDVRIGRLNHFLASPEQHRLHHSTDLSEAGHYGSDLSCWDHLFGSFTWRSGREPAEVGLCDPTSFPGTGEILGSLLHPWRRAKTPGGETV; encoded by the coding sequence ATTCTCCGTTCCCTCGCTTATCCCCTGCTCCTCGCGGCCACCCTCGGAGTGGCTTCCGGTTCGCTGATACTGCACTGGGAACCCGGCCGGGTAAGCCCGCTCTTCCTGGTGGGCACTCTCATCTACCTGGCGATCCTCGAAAGGCTGATCCCGCACCGGCGGGACTGGCATCCCAGCGGGGCGGAATGGCGTTGGTACGGCGTCTATTTTCTCCTCACCATGGCCGGCAGCGCACTGGCGCAGCTCGGGGTGACGACCGCGGTCGGGAGGCTCGCACCGGCCGATCCGGCACTCCCGCTGTGTGCCGAGATCCCGGCCGCCCTGCTGAGCGGTTCGCTGGCCAGCTACCTGGTACACCGGCTGGGGCACGCCAACCCGCTGCTGTGGCGGCTGCACGGTGTGCACCACGTGCCGCAGAAGGTCAACGTCGCGAACAACGGCGTCAACCACGTGCTGGACATCGCCCTCGCCCAGGGCGCGGTCCAGCTCACCCTGGCACTGGCCGGGTTCTCCCAGGAGTCCGTGCTCGCCACGGGCCTGTTCGTGGCCGCACAGGGCTATTTCGTCCACGCCAACATCGACGTGCGCATCGGCAGGCTCAACCACTTCCTGGCCAGCCCCGAGCAGCATCGTCTGCACCACAGCACGGATCTTTCCGAAGCGGGCCATTACGGCTCCGACCTGTCGTGCTGGGACCACCTCTTCGGAAGTTTCACCTGGCGGTCCGGCCGTGAGCCGGCCGAGGTCGGACTCTGCGACCCCACCTCCTTTCCCGGAACCGGCGAGATTCTCGGGAGCCTTCTCCATCCGTGGCGCCGTGCGAAGACGCCCGGAGGCGAGACCGTCTGA
- a CDS encoding TetR/AcrR family transcriptional regulator, translating into MVRAGLTVERVTIAGAELADEAGLDRVTMSQVARRLGVKDASLYTHVRGLDDLRGRIALLAADEKTMRIAEATAGRAGRDALVAFADAWREYAHEHPGRYTATQTPMEIDPELAAKAPGPRRAVELTYGMLRGYGLAEPDLTDAVRLLRSTFHGFVALEAAGGFGHARSPQDSWVRALDALHTLLEHWPPAREGEPA; encoded by the coding sequence ATGGTTCGGGCCGGACTGACAGTCGAGCGGGTGACGATCGCGGGTGCCGAGCTGGCGGACGAGGCCGGGCTCGATCGGGTGACCATGTCTCAGGTGGCGAGGCGGCTCGGGGTGAAGGACGCGAGCCTCTACACGCACGTCCGCGGTCTTGACGATCTGCGTGGGCGGATCGCGCTGCTCGCGGCGGACGAGAAGACGATGCGTATCGCGGAGGCGACCGCCGGGCGGGCGGGACGGGACGCGCTGGTCGCGTTCGCGGATGCCTGGCGCGAGTACGCCCACGAACATCCGGGCCGGTACACAGCGACGCAGACCCCCATGGAGATCGATCCCGAACTGGCCGCGAAGGCGCCCGGACCGCGGCGCGCGGTCGAGCTGACCTACGGCATGCTGCGCGGCTACGGACTCGCGGAGCCCGACCTGACCGACGCGGTGCGGTTGCTGCGCAGCACCTTCCACGGGTTCGTCGCCCTGGAGGCCGCGGGCGGGTTCGGGCACGCGCGTTCCCCCCAGGACTCCTGGGTGCGGGCGCTCGATGCCCTGCACACCCTGCTGGAACACTGGCCCCCGGCCCGGGAAGGGGAGCCCGCATGA